A portion of the Algimonas porphyrae genome contains these proteins:
- a CDS encoding DUF1217 domain-containing protein, protein MPIPPSLIGGSLPGWAFLQETRERQQATFESSTDIQRNVDGMREKLTQPFTLDELMGDRQLLRPVLQSFGLQDEIDKGAFIRRIISDGPDDPQGFARRLNNTDFIELSRTFEADPDGLIRLSDTEVDNLIQAYQDEAFEVAVGEQEPTLRLALNFEQEIGDLARDAASDRSFWFKVIGSAPLMEVFQAAFILPDGFANLDVDKQADYLQNRAEQQIGSDPRAILATDEGVQTTVRKFILQTQLQNGPDALTPGASALTLLSAGAGFGSQSLSSLILSNAV, encoded by the coding sequence ATGCCGATCCCGCCCAGTCTGATTGGCGGCTCGCTGCCGGGTTGGGCCTTCCTGCAGGAGACGCGGGAGCGGCAGCAAGCGACCTTCGAGTCTTCAACCGATATCCAGCGCAATGTCGATGGCATGCGCGAAAAACTGACTCAGCCTTTCACGCTCGACGAATTGATGGGCGATCGGCAGCTCCTGCGACCCGTTTTGCAGAGCTTCGGCTTGCAGGACGAAATCGACAAGGGCGCTTTTATTCGACGCATTATTTCGGATGGCCCGGATGATCCGCAAGGCTTTGCGCGACGTCTGAACAATACAGACTTCATCGAATTGTCTCGAACCTTCGAGGCCGATCCCGACGGTTTGATCCGGCTGAGCGATACGGAAGTCGATAATCTGATCCAGGCCTATCAAGACGAAGCGTTCGAAGTGGCCGTCGGCGAACAGGAGCCGACCTTGCGACTGGCTCTGAATTTCGAGCAAGAAATCGGTGATCTGGCTCGCGATGCCGCGTCTGATCGATCCTTCTGGTTCAAGGTCATCGGCAGTGCGCCGCTGATGGAAGTCTTCCAGGCCGCATTCATCCTGCCGGACGGGTTTGCGAACCTCGATGTCGACAAACAGGCCGACTATCTTCAAAACCGCGCCGAACAGCAGATCGGATCGGACCCGCGTGCCATTCTGGCGACGGATGAAGGGGTACAGACCACAGTCCGCAAGTTCATCTTGCAGACCCAGTTGCAGAACGGACCCGACGCGCTGACGCCGGGCGCAAGCGCATTGACACTGCTGAGTGCAGGGGCTGGTTTCGGGTCGCAAAGCCTGTCCAGCCTGATCCTGTCCAACGCCGTCTAG